A stretch of the Teredinibacter haidensis genome encodes the following:
- the urtE gene encoding urea ABC transporter ATP-binding subunit UrtE → MLSASNIDLFYGASQALTDVSLEAKKGEITCILGRNGVGKSSLMQAVTGRHPTKAGHISWNERDITKMSAADRARLGIAYVPQGRQIFSQLTVMENLKTGFAALPRGHRKVSDEIFDLFPVLRKMTRRRGGDLSGGQQQQLSIARALVMRPTLLILDEPTEGIQPSIIKDIHNVITILRQQGEMAVILVEQYFEFARDLGDKYAVMDRGVVTLSGEVESMDESEVRKYLTV, encoded by the coding sequence ATGTTAAGTGCAAGCAATATAGATTTATTCTACGGCGCCAGCCAGGCTCTAACCGATGTTAGCCTGGAAGCCAAAAAAGGAGAAATAACCTGCATACTGGGACGTAACGGCGTAGGGAAAAGCAGCTTGATGCAAGCTGTTACAGGCAGGCACCCGACAAAAGCGGGCCATATTAGCTGGAATGAGCGAGATATCACCAAAATGTCTGCTGCTGATCGCGCGCGTTTGGGTATTGCCTATGTTCCTCAGGGGCGACAAATTTTTTCGCAGCTAACGGTGATGGAAAATTTAAAAACCGGTTTTGCGGCTCTGCCCAGAGGACACCGTAAAGTCAGCGATGAGATCTTCGATTTATTTCCGGTGCTGCGAAAAATGACGCGTCGCAGAGGTGGGGATTTGTCTGGTGGCCAACAGCAGCAGTTGTCTATAGCCCGCGCCTTGGTTATGCGGCCGACACTATTAATTCTAGATGAGCCAACAGAGGGTATTCAACCGTCCATTATTAAAGATATTCACAATGTGATTACCATTCTTCGGCAGCAGGGAGAAATGGCCGTCATTTTGGTGGAACAATACTTTGAGTTTGCCCGTGATCTTGGCGACAAGTACGCGGTAATGGATCGAGGTGTGGTCACGCTTTCGGGAGAGGTCGAATCCATGGACGAAAGCGAAGTGAGGAAATATCTAACAGTGTAA
- the rdgB gene encoding RdgB/HAM1 family non-canonical purine NTP pyrophosphatase — MSKKVVMASGNTGKLREFKTLLTQCDFTVLPQSEFNVPEADETGLTFVENALIKARNACEHTGLPAIADDSGIEVDALMGKPGIYSARFSEGWQGLPANDKRNNEYLLEQLKPFPERKDRAARYQCVLVYMRHAADPTPIVCQESWEGNILNEHIGSNGFGYDPLFYVQEFDCSSAELDKDLKNKISHRGKALQDLLAALKEELALHGETPQRTTP; from the coding sequence ATGAGCAAAAAAGTTGTTATGGCCAGCGGAAATACGGGTAAATTGCGCGAATTTAAAACCCTTCTCACTCAATGTGATTTTACGGTATTACCCCAGTCTGAATTTAATGTTCCCGAAGCCGATGAAACTGGCCTTACGTTTGTCGAAAATGCGCTGATAAAAGCCCGCAATGCCTGTGAACACACCGGCCTGCCCGCCATTGCCGATGATTCTGGCATTGAAGTCGATGCACTAATGGGGAAGCCCGGCATTTATTCCGCGCGCTTCTCTGAAGGTTGGCAAGGTCTGCCAGCCAACGACAAACGCAATAACGAATATTTACTTGAACAGTTAAAGCCATTCCCCGAAAGAAAAGATCGAGCTGCCCGCTACCAGTGCGTACTTGTTTATATGCGCCACGCGGCCGACCCAACGCCGATCGTCTGCCAGGAAAGCTGGGAAGGGAATATATTAAACGAACATATAGGAAGTAATGGCTTCGGCTACGACCCCCTATTTTATGTCCAAGAATTTGACTGTAGCTCAGCAGAGCTGGATAAAGATCTGAAGAATAAAATTAGCCATCGCGGAAAGGCCCTGCAAGACTTACTTGCAGCACTCAAAGAAGAGCTGGCCTTGCACGGAGAAACACCCCAAAGAACCACACCTTAA
- a CDS encoding DUF4426 domain-containing protein yields MKIFNCLLFLLFTSAFTWAQPSSQGSQAFDQHEVHYSVFPSTFLLPEVAAAYKIKRSKYESLVNISVSPTGQYGGLTAKITGTVTNLMQQQKKLSFLEIREGNTTYYIAPVRISGEELVRFKINVQIPEKDSPFITTFSTKLVAQ; encoded by the coding sequence ATGAAAATATTCAACTGTTTGCTTTTCCTGTTGTTCACAAGTGCCTTCACCTGGGCTCAACCTAGCTCCCAAGGCAGCCAGGCATTTGATCAGCACGAGGTTCATTACAGTGTTTTTCCCAGTACCTTTCTATTACCGGAAGTTGCCGCCGCCTATAAAATAAAGCGCAGCAAATACGAATCTCTGGTAAATATTTCGGTATCACCCACGGGGCAATACGGTGGTCTAACGGCAAAAATTACCGGCACGGTAACGAACCTTATGCAACAGCAAAAAAAATTATCTTTTCTCGAAATTCGTGAGGGTAATACGACTTACTACATCGCCCCCGTACGAATTTCCGGCGAAGAGTTGGTACGTTTCAAAATAAACGTACAGATCCCAGAAAAAGACAGCCCTTTTATCACAACATTCAGCACAAAATTGGTAGCGCAATGA
- the metW gene encoding methionine biosynthesis protein MetW, translating into MRIDHNIIENWVEPNSRVLDLGCGDGSLLKNLRKRKNIHGYGIEINSENILRCIENGVNVIEQNLDEGLSDYDDQSFDTVIMSQTIQTMQYPDLVLQEMLRVGRQCIVTFPNFGHWKARFHLAINGRMPVSDLLPYEWYNTPNIHFCTFKDFDVLCEAHQFKKLNLEVVGGSNMGSFLQKMHPNLFGVTALYRLTK; encoded by the coding sequence ATGCGCATCGATCACAATATTATTGAAAACTGGGTAGAACCCAACTCCCGCGTGCTCGATCTAGGCTGCGGCGATGGATCGCTGCTGAAAAACCTGCGCAAACGTAAAAATATTCACGGCTACGGAATCGAAATTAATTCCGAAAACATATTGCGCTGCATAGAGAACGGCGTGAACGTAATCGAACAAAACCTCGATGAAGGCCTAAGCGATTACGACGATCAGAGTTTCGACACGGTCATTATGTCGCAAACCATTCAAACAATGCAGTACCCTGATCTGGTGCTGCAGGAAATGCTGCGTGTCGGCCGCCAATGCATTGTCACGTTCCCAAACTTTGGCCATTGGAAAGCACGCTTTCATTTAGCCATCAATGGCCGGATGCCAGTTTCTGATTTATTACCTTACGAATGGTATAACACTCCCAACATCCATTTCTGCACCTTTAAAGATTTTGACGTTTTGTGTGAAGCGCACCAGTTCAAAAAGCTAAACCTTGAAGTTGTCGGCGGCAGCAATATGGGTTCGTTTTTACAGAAAATGCACCCCAACCTTTTTGGCGTAACAGCCCTGTATCGTTTAACCAAATAA
- the metX gene encoding homoserine O-succinyltransferase MetX → MPETLPENSVGIVAPQTFSFEQPLELACGRTLDNYELVVETYGQLNANKSNAVLICHALSGHHHAAGYHSMEDRKPGWWDAYIGPNKPMDTNKFFIVSLNNIGGCNGSTGPTSINPATGKPWGADFPNLRIRDWVHSQARLADKMGIQKWAAVVGGSMGGMQAMRWALEYPDRIGHCVVIAAAMKLTAQNIAFNHAAREAILSDPEFHGGDYITQDTIPTRGLSTARVIAHLTYLSDDGMGKKFGRDLRSGTFEQGVEDPVEFQIESYLRYQAKTFSKTFDANTYVLMTRALDYFDLAREYDNDPVKAFKNALCKFFIVSFTSDWRFSPERSKEMVNALIRADRDVVYGEIESSLGHDAFLIPNQPRYWDLFSRYMNGIEVNH, encoded by the coding sequence ATGCCCGAAACACTTCCGGAAAATTCAGTCGGTATTGTTGCACCGCAAACCTTCAGCTTCGAGCAACCGCTGGAACTGGCCTGTGGCCGCACGCTCGACAATTACGAGTTGGTCGTTGAAACCTATGGCCAGCTCAACGCGAACAAATCCAATGCCGTACTCATCTGTCACGCTCTTTCTGGCCATCATCACGCCGCCGGCTATCACAGTATGGAAGATCGTAAACCCGGCTGGTGGGACGCCTATATCGGCCCCAACAAGCCGATGGATACCAACAAGTTTTTTATTGTCTCCCTTAATAATATTGGCGGTTGTAACGGCTCAACCGGGCCAACATCCATAAATCCAGCTACAGGTAAGCCCTGGGGCGCCGACTTTCCCAACCTGCGCATCCGTGACTGGGTGCACTCTCAAGCGCGTCTTGCCGACAAGATGGGGATTCAAAAGTGGGCCGCCGTTGTAGGTGGTAGCATGGGCGGTATGCAAGCGATGCGCTGGGCACTGGAATACCCAGACAGAATTGGTCACTGCGTTGTGATCGCGGCGGCCATGAAGCTCACCGCGCAAAATATTGCCTTTAATCACGCAGCGCGTGAAGCCATCCTTAGCGACCCGGAGTTTCACGGCGGCGACTACATAACGCAGGACACCATACCAACGCGCGGGCTGTCTACGGCACGAGTCATCGCCCATCTGACGTATCTGTCTGACGATGGTATGGGGAAAAAATTCGGTCGCGATCTACGTTCCGGCACCTTCGAACAAGGAGTGGAAGATCCGGTGGAGTTTCAAATCGAAAGTTACTTGCGCTACCAGGCTAAAACCTTTTCCAAAACTTTCGACGCCAACACCTACGTGCTAATGACCCGTGCACTGGATTATTTCGATCTGGCACGCGAGTACGACAACGACCCGGTAAAAGCCTTTAAAAATGCGCTGTGCAAATTCTTTATTGTTTCCTTTACCTCTGACTGGCGTTTCTCCCCGGAACGCTCTAAAGAAATGGTTAACGCCCTCATTCGCGCAGACCGCGATGTGGTATATGGCGAAATTGAATCCTCGCTCGGTCACGATGCATTCCTAATTCCGAACCAGCCCAGGTACTGGGACTTGTTTAGCCGCTATATGAACGGGATCGAGGTGAACCACTAA
- a CDS encoding YggT family protein gives MNPWAEILVLIIDTLATVYLLFVVMRFILQLTRADFYNPFSQAVVKVTNPLLLPLRKIVPGMWGIDLASVVLALLFQLVMGEVLSLVVIQSFTNPISMLIWGTLGLLKMTSYIAWVGLIVLVITSFVAPYSSHPALMLVRQIMEPILRPVQKIIPPMGGLDFSVLFVFLGVNVLQQVLDIFASNVGLIPILVVGY, from the coding sequence ATGAACCCTTGGGCCGAAATACTTGTTCTTATTATCGATACCCTGGCAACCGTCTATCTGTTGTTTGTGGTAATGCGCTTTATTTTACAGCTAACGAGAGCTGATTTTTACAACCCTTTCTCACAGGCCGTGGTTAAAGTCACCAACCCACTACTGCTGCCACTGCGCAAAATAGTGCCCGGCATGTGGGGAATTGATCTCGCCTCAGTGGTACTGGCATTACTGTTTCAACTGGTGATGGGCGAGGTGCTTTCGCTGGTAGTGATTCAATCATTTACAAACCCAATTTCCATGCTGATTTGGGGAACATTGGGCTTACTGAAAATGACCAGCTATATCGCCTGGGTGGGTCTGATAGTGCTAGTCATCACCAGTTTTGTAGCGCCCTACAGCAGCCACCCGGCGTTAATGCTGGTACGACAAATAATGGAACCGATACTGCGCCCTGTGCAAAAAATTATTCCACCCATGGGCGGTTTGGATTTTTCAGTGCTGTTTGTCTTCCTCGGCGTCAATGTACTGCAACAAGTTCTCGATATTTTTGCTTCGAATGTCGGCCTGATTCCCATTTTAGTCGTGGGTTACTAA
- the proC gene encoding pyrroline-5-carboxylate reductase, whose amino-acid sequence MMSAAPTIAFIGAGNMASSIIGGLVATGHPPGSIIASDPNTDALHKLAAQSGIQTSSDNATAVKEANIVVLSVKPQIMQLVCESLVDYLSANTLTISIAAGINCNSLKQWLNKKQPIVRCMPNTPALVQAGASALFANKKTSDEQRKQAETILSAVGTVNWVEKEDDLDAVTAVSGSGPAYFFLMIEAMIDAGVKQGLSRETATTLASQTAFGAAKLALSSEVDVAELRRRVTSPNGTTAEAIASFEHDNFRTVVENAMLACADRSRELAKELG is encoded by the coding sequence ATTATGTCAGCAGCACCTACTATTGCGTTTATCGGCGCAGGCAATATGGCCAGCAGTATTATCGGCGGACTGGTCGCCACCGGACATCCGCCCGGCAGCATTATCGCCAGCGATCCCAACACAGATGCGCTGCACAAACTGGCAGCGCAGTCCGGCATTCAAACCAGTAGCGACAACGCTACCGCAGTAAAAGAGGCCAATATAGTCGTACTTTCGGTTAAGCCCCAAATCATGCAACTGGTATGCGAGTCACTGGTGGATTACTTATCTGCCAACACACTCACAATCTCCATCGCCGCAGGCATCAACTGCAACAGTCTGAAACAATGGCTAAACAAAAAGCAACCCATTGTACGTTGCATGCCCAACACTCCAGCATTAGTTCAAGCGGGCGCTAGCGCACTGTTCGCCAACAAGAAAACCAGCGACGAGCAACGCAAACAGGCAGAAACCATTCTGAGCGCTGTGGGCACCGTTAACTGGGTAGAGAAAGAAGATGACTTAGATGCGGTTACCGCCGTCTCCGGCAGCGGGCCCGCCTATTTCTTCCTAATGATCGAAGCCATGATCGACGCGGGCGTTAAGCAGGGCCTAAGCCGCGAGACCGCCACCACGCTAGCCAGTCAAACCGCCTTTGGCGCGGCCAAACTAGCCCTAAGCAGTGAAGTGGATGTGGCCGAGCTGCGCCGTAGGGTCACGTCGCCCAACGGTACAACGGCCGAGGCGATCGCCTCTTTTGAGCACGATAACTTCCGTACGGTGGTTGAAAACGCGATGCTGGCCTGTGCCGATCGCTCCCGCGAACTGGCAAAAGAATTGGGATAG
- a CDS encoding YggS family pyridoxal phosphate-dependent enzyme: MHNISDKITEVNTRIEKAASAANRNTQEITLLAVSKRQPDDLLLEAYRAGLRHFGENYVQEAVAKIERLRLPNAVWHFIGPIQSNKTKVIADHFHWVHSVDRIKIAQRLSDQRNPISAPLNICLQINIDNEPSKSGSSAEQAEETALQIASMPNLQLRGLMAIPQIASHPQQSADAFQRMRSLYQTLKKHSTLSTMDTLSMGMSTDMEAAIGEGATVVRVGTALFGPRNS; encoded by the coding sequence ATGCATAACATCTCGGACAAGATAACCGAAGTTAACACACGAATCGAAAAAGCGGCATCGGCCGCCAATAGAAATACGCAGGAAATCACATTACTTGCCGTTAGCAAGCGCCAACCCGATGATCTGCTACTCGAAGCCTACCGGGCCGGGCTGCGCCATTTTGGCGAAAATTATGTGCAGGAAGCGGTGGCAAAAATTGAACGCCTGCGCCTGCCCAACGCTGTGTGGCATTTTATCGGCCCCATTCAAAGCAATAAAACTAAAGTAATTGCCGACCATTTTCACTGGGTACACTCGGTGGATCGCATAAAAATTGCTCAGCGCCTGAGCGATCAACGCAACCCTATCTCCGCCCCGCTCAATATCTGCCTGCAAATTAATATCGATAACGAACCGAGTAAATCCGGCTCGAGCGCCGAGCAGGCGGAAGAAACCGCCCTGCAAATCGCGTCAATGCCCAACCTTCAATTGCGAGGATTGATGGCAATTCCGCAAATTGCCTCCCACCCGCAACAGTCCGCAGATGCTTTCCAACGTATGAGAAGCCTATACCAAACCTTGAAAAAGCACAGTACCCTCTCCACTATGGATACTCTATCGATGGGTATGTCGACCGATATGGAGGCCGCCATCGGCGAAGGGGCTACCGTTGTACGTGTGGGCACAGCGCTGTTTGGGCCGAGAAATAGCTAA